The Salvelinus namaycush isolate Seneca chromosome 1, SaNama_1.0, whole genome shotgun sequence genome has a window encoding:
- the LOC120049717 gene encoding mothers against decapentaplegic homolog 6-like isoform X1, producing the protein MFRSKRSGLIRRLWRSRLVPDRDGGDGRSKRSEEFRDGSCGSNPEKIPKTELGSVTRASPSLGTFDEVCNTDLTDSAESAPGDNSDHGQRDAMCVPVPHHRGSQPEHENDSRTVTCCLFRDRDPRPRSPVLTRGIRNSSPRDGGILTGREGNTVSVAEQELKNVTYALLKRLKEKPLDALLEAVESKVGMPSDCVLVPQTELRLGGHSTSPPFLLCKLYRWTDLHHSTQLKALCHCQSFRPLDSSETVCCNPYHYSLLCGPESPPPPYSRLSPSDEHKPLELSDSTLSYTETVAPHSPDVAPRLFSDPGTSAGSSSSCGRRSHWCSVAYWEQRTRVGRLYPAHEPSLSIFYDLPQGTGLCLGQLNAVANASNGHRCDGGGGHHGNRSHRGGSGSSSSTGSCVQRTRSKIGYGIVLSQEPDGVWIYNRSQHPVFVHSPTLDLPSSVRGLTVRRVMPGYSLKVFDYDKSSWILQQGMEPPVGLEGPYDPHSVRISFAKGWGPCYSRQFITSCPCWVEVLLNTHR; encoded by the exons ATGTTCAGGTCGAAACGCTCAGGTCTTATACGGCGACTCTGGAGAAGCCGTTTAGTCCCAGACAGAGACGGGGGAGATGGGAGAAGCAAACGAAGCGAGGAGTTTCGGGACGGTTCGTGTGGCAGTAACCCAGAAAAAATACCCAAAACGGAGCTCGGGTCGGTGACCCGTGCCTCGCCATCTCTGGGAACTTTCGACGAAGTGTGCAACACAGACCTCACGGACAGCGCAGAGTCGGCGCCGGGGGACAATTCGGACCATGGTCAGAGGGATGCCATGTGTGTCCCCGTCCCTCATCACCGAGGCTCTCAGCCAGAACACGAGAATGACAGTAGAACGGTTACTTGCTGTTTGTTTCGAGACAGGGACCCTAGACCTCGGAGCCCCGTCTTGACCCGGGGTATTCGAAACTCTAGTCCCCGCGATGGAGGTATCCTCACGGGACGGGAGGGGAATACTGTCTCGGTGGCCGAGCAAGAACTCAAGAACGTTACCTATGCTCTTTTGAAAAGACTCAAGGAGAAACCGCTGGATGCCTTGTTGGAGGCGGTGGAGTCGAAAGTAGGGATGCCCAGTGACTGTGTTCTGGTACCCCAGACGGAGCTGCGTTTAGGTGGCCACTCGACATCTCCCCCATTTCTGCTCTGTAAACTCTACCGATGGACTGACCTGCACCACTCGACTCAACTCAAAGCGCTGTGCCACTGTCAAAGCTTCCGGCCATTGGACAGCAGCGAAACGGTGTGCTGTAACCCCTATCACTACAGTCTCTTGTGTGGGCCAG AATCCCCACCACCCCCCTACTCACGACTATCTCCCTCAGATGAACACAAGCCACTGG AACTATCAGATTCAACACTGTCGTACACTGAAACTGTGGCCCCCCACTCCCCCGACGTCGCGCCAAGACTCTTCTCAG acCCCGGTACCTCCGCGGGCTCCTCGTCCTCCTGTGGGCGGCGTTCCCACTGGTGCAGCGTAGCCTACTGGGAACAGCGGACGCGGGTCGGCCGCCTCTACCCGGCCCACGAGCCCTCGCTCAGCATCTTCTACGACCTACCTCAGGGCACGGGCCTCTGCCTGGGCCAACTCAACGCCGTTGCCAACGCTAGCAACGGTCACCGCTGCGACGGTGGCGGCGGTCACCATGGCAACCGTAGTCACCGCGGCggtagtggcagcagcagcagcacggGCAGCTGTGTCCAGCGAACACGCAGCAAAATCGGCTACGGGATTGTCCTGAGCCAAGAACCTGACGGAGTGTGGATCTACAACCGTAGCCAGCACCCAGTGTTTGTCCACTCGCCCACCCTGGACCTGCCCAGCTCAGTGAGGGGACTGACGGTGAGGAGGGTGATGCCTGGCTACTCACTCAAAGTGTTTGACTATGACAAGTCCAGCTGGATCCTGCAGCAGGGCATGGAGCCCCCTGTGGGGCTGGAGGGCCCCTATGACCCCCACAGTGTGAGGATCAGCTTCGCCAAGGGCTGGGGCCCCTGCTACTCCAGACAGTTCATCACCTCCTGCCCCTGCTGGGTGGAGGTGTTGCTCAATACCCACAGATAG
- the LOC120049717 gene encoding mothers against decapentaplegic homolog 6-like isoform X2, whose translation MFRSKRSGLIRRLWRSRLVPDRDGGDGRSKRSEEFRDGSCGSNPEKIPKTELGSVTRASPSLGTFDEVCNTDLTDSAESAPGDNSDHGQRDAMCVPVPHHRGSQPEHENDSRTVTCCLFRDRDPRPRSPVLTRGIRNSSPRDGGILTGREGNTVSVAEQELKNVTYALLKRLKEKPLDALLEAVESKVGMPSDCVLVPQTELRLGGHSTSPPFLLCKLYRWTDLHHSTQLKALCHCQSFRPLDSSETVCCNPYHYSLLCGPESPPPPYSRLSPSDEHKPLDPGTSAGSSSSCGRRSHWCSVAYWEQRTRVGRLYPAHEPSLSIFYDLPQGTGLCLGQLNAVANASNGHRCDGGGGHHGNRSHRGGSGSSSSTGSCVQRTRSKIGYGIVLSQEPDGVWIYNRSQHPVFVHSPTLDLPSSVRGLTVRRVMPGYSLKVFDYDKSSWILQQGMEPPVGLEGPYDPHSVRISFAKGWGPCYSRQFITSCPCWVEVLLNTHR comes from the exons ATGTTCAGGTCGAAACGCTCAGGTCTTATACGGCGACTCTGGAGAAGCCGTTTAGTCCCAGACAGAGACGGGGGAGATGGGAGAAGCAAACGAAGCGAGGAGTTTCGGGACGGTTCGTGTGGCAGTAACCCAGAAAAAATACCCAAAACGGAGCTCGGGTCGGTGACCCGTGCCTCGCCATCTCTGGGAACTTTCGACGAAGTGTGCAACACAGACCTCACGGACAGCGCAGAGTCGGCGCCGGGGGACAATTCGGACCATGGTCAGAGGGATGCCATGTGTGTCCCCGTCCCTCATCACCGAGGCTCTCAGCCAGAACACGAGAATGACAGTAGAACGGTTACTTGCTGTTTGTTTCGAGACAGGGACCCTAGACCTCGGAGCCCCGTCTTGACCCGGGGTATTCGAAACTCTAGTCCCCGCGATGGAGGTATCCTCACGGGACGGGAGGGGAATACTGTCTCGGTGGCCGAGCAAGAACTCAAGAACGTTACCTATGCTCTTTTGAAAAGACTCAAGGAGAAACCGCTGGATGCCTTGTTGGAGGCGGTGGAGTCGAAAGTAGGGATGCCCAGTGACTGTGTTCTGGTACCCCAGACGGAGCTGCGTTTAGGTGGCCACTCGACATCTCCCCCATTTCTGCTCTGTAAACTCTACCGATGGACTGACCTGCACCACTCGACTCAACTCAAAGCGCTGTGCCACTGTCAAAGCTTCCGGCCATTGGACAGCAGCGAAACGGTGTGCTGTAACCCCTATCACTACAGTCTCTTGTGTGGGCCAG AATCCCCACCACCCCCCTACTCACGACTATCTCCCTCAGATGAACACAAGCCACTGG acCCCGGTACCTCCGCGGGCTCCTCGTCCTCCTGTGGGCGGCGTTCCCACTGGTGCAGCGTAGCCTACTGGGAACAGCGGACGCGGGTCGGCCGCCTCTACCCGGCCCACGAGCCCTCGCTCAGCATCTTCTACGACCTACCTCAGGGCACGGGCCTCTGCCTGGGCCAACTCAACGCCGTTGCCAACGCTAGCAACGGTCACCGCTGCGACGGTGGCGGCGGTCACCATGGCAACCGTAGTCACCGCGGCggtagtggcagcagcagcagcacggGCAGCTGTGTCCAGCGAACACGCAGCAAAATCGGCTACGGGATTGTCCTGAGCCAAGAACCTGACGGAGTGTGGATCTACAACCGTAGCCAGCACCCAGTGTTTGTCCACTCGCCCACCCTGGACCTGCCCAGCTCAGTGAGGGGACTGACGGTGAGGAGGGTGATGCCTGGCTACTCACTCAAAGTGTTTGACTATGACAAGTCCAGCTGGATCCTGCAGCAGGGCATGGAGCCCCCTGTGGGGCTGGAGGGCCCCTATGACCCCCACAGTGTGAGGATCAGCTTCGCCAAGGGCTGGGGCCCCTGCTACTCCAGACAGTTCATCACCTCCTGCCCCTGCTGGGTGGAGGTGTTGCTCAATACCCACAGATAG